In Gopherus flavomarginatus isolate rGopFla2 chromosome 1, rGopFla2.mat.asm, whole genome shotgun sequence, a single genomic region encodes these proteins:
- the LOC127051781 gene encoding olfactory receptor 52E2-like — MSDSNTTDFSNPSTFILLGIPGLEVAHIWISIPFCTMYMIAILGNFIILFIVKRELSLHRPMYYFLCMLAVTDLVLSTSILPKMLASFWFNSREIDFSFCLTQMYFVHCFLVMETGIFVAMAFDRYVAICDPLRYSMTLTNHVVVKIGLAVMLRGGIFVLPYILLARHWPYCRTNIIPHSYCEHIAVVKLACVDIHVSSYYGLFVLLSVIGLDVIFIAVSYIRILRVIFNLSTKDARLKTFGTCSSHLCVILAFYIPALFSSLMYRFAHRVPLHFHVLIANVYLLLLPMLNPIIYGVRTKQIRDRLIWLFTHEGT; from the coding sequence atgtcagattccaacacaactgacttttccaacccctccaccttcatcctgctgggcattcctggcctggaggtggcccatatctggatctccatccccttctgcaccatgtatatgatagccatcttggggaacttcatcatcctgttcattgtgaagaggGAGCTGAGCCTCCATAgacccatgtactatttcctctgcatgctggccgtcACTGACCTGGTCCTGTCCACTTCCATCCTGCCCAAAATGCTGGCAagcttctggttcaattccagggagatcgatttcagtttctgcctcacccagatgtacttcgtTCACTGCTTTTTAGTGATGGAGACTGGGATCtttgtggccatggcttttgatcgctacgTGGCCATTTGCGACCCCCTGAGATATTCCATGACCCTAACAAACCACGTGGTGGTCAAGATCGGCCTCGCTGTGATGCTGCGCGGTGGTATATTTGTACTGCCCTATATCCTCCTAGCAAGGCATTGGCCGTATTGCAGAACCAATATCATCCCCCATTCGTACTGCGAGCACATAgctgtggtgaagctggcctgcgTCGACATCCATGTCAGTAGTTATTATGGCCTCTTTGTGCTGTTGTCTGTGATTGGTCTGGATGTGATTTTTATTGCTGTGTCCTATATCCGGATCCTCAGGGTCATCTTCAACCTCTCCACAAAGGATGCCCGGCtcaagacttttgggacctgcagctcccatctctGTGTCATtttagccttttacatcccagctctcttctcctccctcatgtACCGGTTTGCCCACAGAGTGCCCCTGCATTTCCATGTTCTTATTGCCAACGTGTacctcctgctgctccccatgctaaaccccatcatctacggggTGAGAACCAAACAGATCCGGGACAGGCTGATCTGGCTTTTTACTCATGAAGGGACCTAA